A single Sulfurimonas aquatica DNA region contains:
- a CDS encoding LegC family aminotransferase, producing the protein MIEIINFIKKLYDTDEFIALHEPKFIGNEKKYLTECIDSTYVSSVGAFVDRFEKDFAAYVGSKYAVATVNGSSALHIALLLADVKRDDEVITQALSFVATSNAISYTGASPIFLDVDMDTLGLSPDSLKSFLSLNCEIIEQKCINKNTNNIIKACVPMHTFGHPCKIDELKEICQNWHIKLVEDAAESLGSHYQDKHTGTFGSLGVFSFNGNKIITSGGGGVIVTDNKELAKRAKHLTTTAKVPHPYEYEHDEIGYNYRMPNLNAALLCAQLEQLKIFLEDKRDLAQKYKTFFTNIDDIEFIKEPKNAQSNYWLNALIFKDKSSRDNFLKISNDNIVMSRPVWKLLSELKMFKKCQKDTLKNSKYLSERVLNIPSGVRL; encoded by the coding sequence GTGATTGAGATTATCAACTTCATCAAAAAACTTTACGATACAGACGAGTTTATAGCTCTGCATGAGCCAAAATTTATAGGGAATGAGAAAAAGTATCTAACCGAATGTATAGACTCTACTTATGTCTCAAGTGTCGGTGCCTTTGTAGATAGATTTGAGAAAGATTTTGCCGCTTATGTCGGGAGTAAATATGCAGTAGCTACAGTAAATGGAAGCTCAGCTCTACACATTGCCCTACTCTTAGCAGATGTAAAAAGAGACGACGAAGTTATAACACAAGCTCTTAGTTTTGTAGCTACTAGTAATGCCATCAGCTATACTGGTGCATCGCCTATATTTCTTGATGTTGATATGGATACACTGGGGCTAAGTCCAGACTCGTTAAAAAGTTTTTTAAGCCTAAACTGTGAAATTATTGAGCAAAAATGTATCAATAAAAATACAAACAACATAATCAAAGCTTGTGTACCGATGCACACCTTTGGTCACCCTTGCAAAATTGATGAGCTAAAAGAGATATGTCAAAATTGGCATATAAAATTAGTTGAAGATGCTGCAGAATCTCTTGGCAGTCACTATCAAGATAAGCACACGGGAACCTTTGGTTCTCTTGGCGTATTTAGCTTTAATGGAAATAAAATAATTACGTCGGGTGGTGGTGGAGTTATTGTTACGGATAATAAAGAGTTAGCCAAGAGGGCTAAACACCTTACCACGACAGCAAAAGTACCGCACCCTTACGAATATGAGCACGATGAAATAGGCTACAACTACCGAATGCCAAACCTAAACGCGGCACTTCTATGCGCACAACTTGAACAACTCAAAATATTTTTAGAAGATAAAAGAGATTTGGCTCAAAAATATAAAACATTTTTCACAAATATTGACGATATAGAATTTATAAAAGAGCCAAAGAATGCACAGTCAAATTACTGGTTAAATGCTCTTATTTTTAAAGATAAAAGTTCTAGGGATAATTTTTTAAAAATTTCAAATGATAATATAGTTATGAGTAGACCGGTTTGGAAACTATTGAGCGAGTTAAAGATGTTTAAAAAGTGCCAAAAAGATACACTAAAGAACTCAAAATATTTAAGCGAGAGAGTTCTTAATATTCCAAGTGGAGTGAGGTTATGA
- a CDS encoding UDP-N-acetylglucosamine 4,6-dehydratase: MNILNLIGRDKLLFKDDILNHSNELLEIVTSSTFLVIGGAGSIGQAVVKEIFKRQPKKLHVVDISENNLVELVRDIRSSFGYIDGEFKTYALDIGSIEYDSFIANDGKYDYVLNLSALKHVRSEEDEYTLMRMCDVNIFNTDKTIAQAISKRTKKYFCVSTDKAANPVNMMGASKRIMEMFLMRRSKYIQISTARFANVAFSDGSLLHSFNKRIEKAQPIVAPNDVKRYFVTAQESGELCLMSCIFGKNRDIFFPKLSEELHLISFADIAVKYLKTKGYEVHECKDEDEARELVKTLPTEGKWPCLFTSSDTSGEKDFEEFYTDKESLDMKSFENIGIIKNDPEYDENRLNNFSSKIASFKKSLKWSKDDIKQEFLKLIPDFGHIETGKYLDGKM, translated from the coding sequence GTGAATATACTCAATCTAATTGGCAGAGATAAACTACTCTTTAAGGATGACATATTAAACCATTCAAACGAACTTTTAGAGATAGTAACAAGTTCTACATTTCTTGTCATTGGTGGAGCTGGTAGCATAGGTCAAGCTGTTGTTAAAGAAATATTTAAACGCCAACCTAAGAAGCTTCATGTAGTTGACATAAGTGAGAACAATCTTGTTGAACTAGTTCGTGATATACGAAGCTCTTTTGGATACATAGATGGTGAGTTTAAAACATATGCTTTAGACATCGGTTCTATTGAGTATGATTCTTTTATAGCCAACGATGGAAAGTATGACTATGTTCTAAACCTTTCAGCTCTTAAACATGTACGAAGCGAAGAGGATGAGTATACTCTTATGAGAATGTGTGATGTCAACATCTTTAACACTGACAAAACAATAGCACAGGCCATTTCTAAAAGAACGAAAAAATACTTCTGTGTTTCAACAGACAAAGCGGCAAATCCAGTAAACATGATGGGAGCATCAAAGCGAATTATGGAGATGTTTTTGATGCGAAGAAGCAAATACATTCAAATCTCTACAGCTCGTTTTGCAAACGTGGCGTTTAGTGATGGTTCACTCTTACATAGCTTTAATAAACGTATAGAAAAAGCTCAGCCTATCGTCGCACCAAACGATGTTAAACGCTATTTTGTCACGGCTCAAGAGTCTGGTGAATTATGTTTAATGAGCTGTATCTTTGGTAAAAATAGGGATATTTTTTTCCCTAAACTCTCCGAGGAGCTACACCTCATCTCTTTTGCAGACATAGCAGTTAAGTATCTTAAAACAAAAGGCTATGAAGTACACGAGTGCAAAGATGAAGATGAAGCGAGGGAACTTGTAAAAACTCTTCCTACAGAAGGAAAATGGCCCTGCCTTTTTACATCTAGCGATACAAGTGGCGAGAAAGATTTTGAAGAGTTCTATACAGATAAAGAGAGCCTCGATATGAAGAGTTTTGAGAATATTGGCATTATTAAAAACGACCCAGAGTATGATGAAAACAGACTCAACAACTTTAGCTCCAAAATAGCCTCATTTAAAAAGAGTCTCAAGTGGTCAAAAGATGATATAAAACAAGAGTTTTTAAAACTAATACCTGACTTTGGACATATTGAAACAGGTAAATACCTTGATGGGAAAATGTAG
- a CDS encoding MBL fold metallo-hydrolase, giving the protein METELIFLSHASILIRYKDEYFLTDPWYQSPAFGSWIPIPPMYVHPAYVASIKNKLSILISHAHDDHCDEKFLQIFDRDTAIYSNNFKSKSVMKRVKRNGFTNYNNIDEKGLQIGSFYLRSFRNEEISLDDAMYTIRTPDALIIHCNDNWRILAENIVNMMREEVSIVGSNNTFYMSQNNAASGFPTVYTNITDKIRSEIQNDVINMRLIEGMKNANIVGARYFLPYAGYVGIFLKNKPELLENIISPSKKYIESNLHDKIPKHLEIINMMPGDRFNFDKVIKNFFEKISQENIKDAAINYYNAYGIVDQCQTYKIYEYTNNIQNTLNNFAILFNKFVVDKVSQGKFYPSIIGKTLSIIIEDINLNITIKFGEGCIEFHREANLVIKTDKNIMSGVLSKKIIFENLHVGLLAEFERHPSTVHHRDILMYITMFSYYYLTK; this is encoded by the coding sequence ATGGAAACAGAACTTATTTTTTTAAGTCATGCTAGTATTTTAATTAGATATAAAGACGAGTATTTTTTAACAGACCCATGGTATCAATCTCCAGCATTCGGTAGTTGGATACCAATTCCACCTATGTATGTTCATCCTGCATATGTAGCTTCTATAAAGAATAAATTAAGTATACTAATTTCACATGCCCATGATGACCATTGTGATGAAAAGTTTCTACAAATATTCGATAGAGACACAGCCATTTACTCAAATAATTTTAAATCAAAAAGTGTGATGAAACGAGTTAAAAGAAATGGTTTTACTAATTACAATAATATTGATGAGAAGGGATTACAAATAGGTAGTTTTTATCTTAGAAGTTTTAGGAATGAAGAAATATCTTTAGATGATGCAATGTATACAATACGAACACCAGATGCACTAATAATTCATTGCAATGATAATTGGAGAATTTTAGCAGAGAACATAGTAAACATGATGAGAGAAGAGGTAAGTATAGTTGGCAGTAATAATACATTTTATATGTCTCAAAATAATGCGGCATCAGGATTCCCTACGGTTTATACTAATATAACCGATAAAATTAGAAGTGAAATCCAAAATGATGTTATAAATATGCGACTTATTGAAGGAATGAAAAATGCTAATATCGTTGGTGCAAGATATTTTCTTCCTTATGCTGGATATGTTGGTATCTTTTTAAAAAATAAGCCAGAGCTGCTAGAAAACATAATATCCCCATCAAAAAAATATATTGAAAGTAATTTACACGATAAGATACCAAAACACTTAGAAATAATCAATATGATGCCTGGTGATAGGTTTAATTTCGATAAAGTAATCAAAAACTTTTTTGAAAAAATCTCTCAAGAGAATATTAAAGATGCTGCAATTAATTATTATAATGCATATGGAATTGTAGATCAATGCCAAACTTATAAAATATATGAATATACTAATAACATTCAAAACACCCTAAATAATTTTGCTATTCTTTTTAATAAATTTGTAGTAGACAAAGTCTCTCAAGGAAAATTTTATCCTTCTATAATAGGGAAAACACTCTCGATTATCATTGAAGACATCAATCTAAATATTACTATAAAGTTTGGAGAAGGCTGTATAGAATTTCATAGAGAGGCCAACTTAGTTATTAAAACAGACAAGAATATCATGTCCGGTGTTCTAAGTAAAAAAATTATTTTTGAAAATTTACATGTAGGATTACTTGCAGAATTCGAAAGGCACCCTTCAACTGTGCATCACAGAGATATTTTAATGTATATAACTATGTTTTCATATTATTACTTAACTAAATAA
- the neuB gene encoding N-acetylneuraminate synthase produces MSVFIIAEAGVNHNGSVELARKLIDVASSAGADAVKFQTFKTENLVSKSAQKAQYQKETTDRNESQFEMIKKLELDLETHKELISYAKEKSIIFLSTPFDLDSVDMLHNLGLDTFKIPSGEITNLPILRKIGSLNKNVILSTGMSEMREIGDALQVLIKAGTNKENITVLHANTQYPTPMSDVNLNAMLSITGEFDIAYGYSDHTLGIEVDIAAVALGATIIEKHFTLDKTMQGPDHKASLEPQELHAMVNAIRNIEVALGSFEKKPTPSETPNIEIARKSIVAKCDIKKGDVLSEKNITTKRPGNGINPMKWDCIVGTIASKYYIQDELILEQSNE; encoded by the coding sequence ATGAGTGTTTTTATAATAGCTGAAGCCGGAGTAAACCATAACGGCTCAGTTGAACTAGCTAGGAAACTCATAGATGTGGCTAGTAGTGCAGGAGCAGATGCTGTTAAATTTCAAACATTTAAAACAGAAAACTTGGTAAGCAAGAGTGCTCAGAAGGCCCAGTACCAAAAAGAGACTACAGACAGAAACGAGTCTCAGTTTGAGATGATAAAAAAACTCGAACTTGACCTAGAGACTCACAAAGAACTTATCAGTTACGCCAAAGAGAAAAGCATCATCTTTCTCTCTACTCCTTTTGATTTAGATAGTGTAGATATGCTCCACAACTTAGGACTAGATACCTTTAAAATACCAAGTGGGGAGATAACAAATCTTCCAATTCTACGAAAAATAGGCTCTCTGAATAAAAATGTCATCCTCTCAACAGGTATGTCCGAGATGAGAGAGATAGGAGATGCTCTACAAGTGTTAATAAAAGCTGGGACGAACAAAGAAAATATCACAGTGCTTCATGCAAATACTCAGTACCCGACACCTATGTCCGATGTCAACCTAAATGCCATGCTTAGCATTACGGGAGAGTTTGACATAGCCTATGGCTATAGTGACCACACTCTTGGCATAGAGGTAGACATTGCCGCTGTTGCTTTAGGTGCTACTATCATAGAGAAACACTTCACACTTGACAAAACTATGCAAGGACCCGACCATAAAGCTTCGCTAGAACCTCAGGAGCTTCATGCAATGGTAAACGCCATACGAAATATAGAGGTAGCTCTTGGAAGTTTTGAGAAAAAACCGACTCCAAGCGAGACTCCAAACATAGAAATAGCTAGAAAATCTATAGTAGCCAAGTGCGACATAAAAAAAGGCGATGTTTTAAGTGAGAAAAACATCACAACTAAACGCCCAGGTAATGGTATAAATCCTATGAAATGGGATTGTATTGTAGGCACTATCGCAAGTAAATACTACATACAAGATGAATTAATATTGGAGCAATCAAATGAATAA
- a CDS encoding radical SAM/SPASM domain-containing protein, producing MSAHHIEEKKEEVNYNANEIVYSKDWEKYRGADYAEYRANWSKYPKERFVSHFPLNLDIETTDLCNLKCPMCPRTIMDADEDNHIVKSRYIDKETYMDIIDQAVEHGVKAIKLQYLGEPLLHKDIVFQVEYAKKKGIIDVMFNTNAVLMTPELSEQLLEAGIDKVFVSFDAVNPKLYQQQRVGTSIGVVIDNIHEFIKLRNKSYPQTHIRLSMVMYDDPVWQRQFESMKVMWDGLVDSLGYGVFNERHKDLKHEYEKVEGFACEQLFQRMFLKCNGNVTVCCVDGDDEYVVGNWKEEKLIDIWNSPKYQEIRELHTSGNYDKIAMCRKCFLPDLYNKTFK from the coding sequence ATGTCAGCACATCACATAGAAGAGAAAAAAGAAGAGGTAAACTACAATGCTAACGAGATAGTCTACTCTAAAGATTGGGAAAAATACCGTGGAGCAGATTATGCAGAGTATAGAGCAAATTGGTCCAAATATCCTAAAGAGAGGTTTGTCTCTCATTTTCCATTAAATCTTGATATTGAGACAACTGACCTTTGTAATTTAAAATGTCCAATGTGTCCAAGAACCATTATGGATGCAGACGAAGATAACCATATAGTAAAAAGTCGTTATATAGACAAAGAGACATATATGGACATCATAGACCAAGCAGTCGAACATGGAGTTAAAGCAATCAAACTTCAATACCTTGGAGAGCCTTTACTTCATAAAGACATAGTTTTTCAAGTCGAGTATGCGAAGAAAAAAGGCATCATTGACGTAATGTTTAACACAAACGCCGTTCTTATGACTCCTGAACTATCAGAACAACTACTTGAAGCTGGAATAGATAAGGTTTTTGTATCTTTTGACGCGGTAAACCCAAAGCTCTACCAGCAACAGCGTGTTGGAACAAGTATCGGGGTGGTTATAGACAACATTCACGAGTTTATAAAACTTCGTAACAAGTCTTACCCACAAACGCACATAAGACTCTCTATGGTTATGTATGACGATCCAGTTTGGCAGAGACAGTTTGAATCTATGAAGGTTATGTGGGATGGTCTAGTTGACTCTCTTGGGTATGGCGTTTTTAATGAAAGACATAAAGACTTAAAGCACGAGTATGAAAAAGTAGAAGGTTTTGCATGTGAGCAACTCTTTCAACGTATGTTTTTAAAGTGTAACGGTAATGTTACCGTATGTTGTGTGGATGGTGATGATGAGTATGTTGTAGGAAACTGGAAAGAAGAAAAACTCATAGATATTTGGAACTCTCCAAAGTATCAAGAGATAAGAGAACTACATACAAGTGGAAACTATGATAAAATAGCAATGTGTAGAAAATGTTTTTTACCTGATTTATATAACAAAACATTTAAATAA
- the neuC gene encoding UDP-N-acetylglucosamine 2-epimerase gives MKILAVTGIRSEYDILFPVLNELENNKNFELKVVVTGAHLSYTHGLTINKIIEDGFNIADRIDYLLMTNRKTQRSKGVGILIEGLTQTVEREDPNMLIFVGDREESIATCIVGNYMNVLVAHIGGGDPVYGNADDPIRLSCSKLAHIHFATAKEYANNLKKIGEEKFRILNSGNPALNNIIKTKKISAKKLSNFLNIDIYNSQYIVVLQHPISSEVEDTNTQIQSTMEAVKEFSDINKIKVIGIYPNSDPGSYEIIDKINEYKSDDIKFYKNLPREIFVNVMRNTLALVGNSSMGILEAPLYKLPVINVGNRQKGRLNAGNVVFVEHNKIDIIKALNQACFDRKYRNNIQKLQNPYGDGSAHKKIVKFLEKIDLNNPKWYIKKKLI, from the coding sequence ATGAAAATTTTAGCCGTTACTGGTATAAGGTCTGAATACGACATACTTTTTCCTGTTTTAAACGAACTAGAAAATAATAAAAATTTCGAACTCAAAGTTGTAGTTACAGGTGCTCATTTGTCATATACTCATGGCTTAACTATTAATAAAATTATAGAAGATGGATTTAACATAGCAGACAGAATAGATTACTTGTTAATGACTAATAGAAAAACCCAAAGATCAAAAGGTGTTGGAATACTAATAGAAGGATTGACACAGACTGTTGAACGAGAAGATCCCAATATGTTAATCTTTGTTGGAGATAGAGAGGAGAGTATAGCAACATGTATAGTTGGGAATTATATGAATGTATTAGTTGCTCATATAGGTGGAGGGGATCCAGTTTATGGTAATGCAGATGATCCAATCCGGTTATCATGTAGCAAGCTTGCTCATATTCATTTTGCAACAGCTAAAGAGTATGCTAATAATCTTAAAAAAATTGGTGAAGAAAAGTTTAGGATTCTAAACAGTGGGAATCCTGCTTTAAATAATATTATAAAGACAAAAAAAATTAGTGCTAAAAAATTAAGTAATTTTCTTAATATTGACATTTATAACAGTCAATATATTGTAGTACTGCAACATCCAATATCATCAGAAGTTGAGGATACTAATACTCAAATTCAATCCACTATGGAAGCCGTTAAAGAATTTTCTGACATTAATAAGATAAAGGTTATTGGCATATACCCAAATAGCGATCCAGGTTCATATGAAATAATCGATAAGATTAATGAGTATAAAAGTGATGATATTAAATTTTATAAAAATTTACCGAGAGAAATATTTGTTAATGTAATGAGAAATACCCTTGCACTAGTTGGAAATTCAAGTATGGGAATTTTAGAAGCTCCATTATATAAACTCCCTGTTATCAATGTTGGCAATAGACAAAAAGGGAGATTAAATGCTGGTAATGTTGTCTTTGTTGAGCATAATAAAATAGATATTATTAAAGCCTTAAATCAGGCCTGCTTTGATAGAAAATACAGAAATAATATACAAAAACTACAGAATCCTTACGGAGATGGAAGTGCTCATAAAAAAATTGTAAAATTTTTAGAAAAGATAGACCTTAATAATCCAAAATGGTATATAAAGAAGAAACTTATTTAA
- the fliD gene encoding flagellar filament capping protein FliD: MAISSLGVGSGILTQDVIDQLRKADEAGRIQPIELSIVNENDRKDAFGVMDAHMTNLTDSIEAMSGQLLYNERSSDVLGTSVEVTADENTDIQDFTLNVVSLATKQIEQSGSFALDTTTVATGVGSFDFNVGTQSLNIAYDGTTTLDDLKDLINEQAGDLVDATIVQVSSGDFRLFISSAETGDGQDISIVDGVGGSLSNLLTTDTSLSTAPTNDPETGLPYAAVQSGVNAEFKFNGQTVFRESNDVNDLITGLDITLKEVGISVVSIAQNREGILEKIDNFVKHYNETMTELDKLTKSSTDADERGIFSVDSTIKSMKRDIENMLINISSGAGAMEDYGFEIDKDGKMSIDKTLLEDQLDTNAVNVQSFFAGGTFITNDPNVGDSVELEGAFVQMFTTMDAYAGYNGTLDQFEADITDKISTLEDRKMIATERLDSKYEIMAKQFAAYDSLINKFNAASDVFTQLVAAQSDS; the protein is encoded by the coding sequence ATGGCAATTAGTTCATTGGGTGTGGGATCAGGTATATTGACACAAGATGTTATAGATCAGCTGCGTAAAGCAGATGAGGCTGGACGTATTCAGCCAATAGAACTAAGTATTGTAAACGAAAATGATAGAAAAGATGCATTTGGAGTTATGGATGCTCATATGACTAATCTTACTGATAGTATAGAGGCTATGAGTGGTCAGCTTCTTTATAATGAACGTTCATCAGATGTTTTAGGAACGTCTGTAGAAGTAACTGCAGATGAAAATACTGATATCCAAGACTTTACCCTTAATGTAGTAAGCCTTGCTACAAAACAGATTGAACAATCAGGTTCATTTGCACTAGATACTACAACAGTTGCTACAGGAGTAGGATCTTTTGACTTTAATGTTGGCACACAAAGTCTAAATATTGCTTATGATGGGACTACAACACTAGATGATTTAAAAGATTTAATTAACGAACAAGCAGGTGATTTAGTCGATGCAACTATAGTGCAGGTAAGTAGTGGAGATTTTCGATTATTTATAAGTTCCGCAGAGACTGGCGATGGACAAGATATTAGTATAGTTGATGGTGTTGGTGGAAGTCTGAGTAATCTGCTGACAACAGATACGAGTTTGAGTACAGCTCCAACAAATGATCCAGAAACAGGCTTACCTTATGCTGCTGTACAGTCAGGTGTAAATGCTGAGTTTAAGTTTAATGGTCAAACTGTATTTCGTGAAAGTAATGATGTTAATGATTTAATTACTGGACTCGATATTACACTTAAAGAAGTAGGTATATCAGTAGTTAGCATTGCTCAAAACCGTGAAGGTATTTTAGAAAAAATTGACAACTTTGTAAAACATTATAATGAGACAATGACAGAGTTAGATAAACTAACAAAATCAAGTACTGATGCAGACGAGAGAGGAATCTTTTCAGTTGATAGCACGATTAAGAGTATGAAAAGAGATATAGAAAATATGCTTATAAATATCAGCAGTGGAGCTGGAGCGATGGAAGATTATGGCTTTGAAATTGATAAGGATGGTAAGATGAGCATCGATAAAACATTACTTGAAGATCAACTTGATACAAATGCTGTAAATGTACAATCCTTTTTTGCGGGAGGGACTTTTATTACTAATGATCCTAATGTAGGTGATAGTGTTGAACTTGAGGGTGCTTTTGTTCAGATGTTTACAACAATGGATGCTTATGCTGGATACAATGGAACATTAGATCAATTTGAGGCGGACATAACCGATAAAATATCAACACTTGAAGATCGAAAAATGATTGCTACAGAAAGACTTGATTCAAAATATGAAATAATGGCAAAGCAATTTGCAGCTTATGATAGCTTGATTAACAAATTTAATGCAGCTTCTGATGTGTTTACTCAATTAGTAGCTGCACAAAGTGATAGTTAA
- the fliS gene encoding flagellar export chaperone FliS codes for MYGSTAHNIYAQNNVGIESPAKLIEMLYEGVLRFNAQAKKAIKDGDIEKRVHWINRSTAIITELISILDMKQGNVSEYLEGLYNYEIKLLAEAGALNSIEKMDEVSNVFKGLLEAWRESTDVA; via the coding sequence ATGTATGGTAGTACAGCTCATAATATTTATGCACAAAACAATGTAGGGATAGAATCTCCTGCAAAACTTATAGAGATGCTTTACGAGGGTGTTTTACGTTTTAATGCTCAAGCAAAAAAAGCTATTAAAGATGGTGATATAGAGAAAAGAGTACATTGGATAAACCGCTCAACAGCAATTATCACAGAGCTCATATCCATCTTAGATATGAAGCAAGGAAATGTGTCGGAATATCTAGAAGGACTCTATAATTACGAAATAAAACTTCTTGCTGAAGCCGGAGCTCTAAATAGCATAGAAAAAATGGATGAAGTAAGTAATGTTTTTAAAGGCCTACTTGAAGCTTGGAGAGAATCCACAGATGTGGCTTAA
- a CDS encoding cytidylyltransferase domain-containing protein, whose translation MYEDSKILAIIPARGGSKRLPNKNILPLQGKPLIEWSLEEAQKSKYIDTTIVSSDSKSILDVVSKFAPNMAFKRPSELAQDETRSIDVVINALEFYKEYEYVILLQPTSPLRDVKDIDGAIEHFFKNKATSVIGVCEVEHSPLWSNTLDETLSMDEFLDDKYNNSRSQDLPLYYRINGAFYMSNTESIKENETFFVKQNIYAYIMSQEHSADIDTKLDFIVADALLRERKLEKNR comes from the coding sequence ATGTATGAAGATAGTAAAATATTAGCCATTATCCCTGCTCGTGGCGGGAGTAAACGCCTACCGAATAAAAATATACTACCACTTCAGGGTAAGCCTTTAATAGAGTGGAGTCTTGAAGAGGCTCAAAAATCAAAATATATAGACACTACAATAGTTAGTAGTGATTCTAAAAGTATTTTAGATGTAGTCTCTAAATTTGCTCCTAATATGGCGTTTAAAAGACCCTCTGAACTAGCACAAGACGAGACTCGTTCTATTGACGTGGTAATCAATGCTTTAGAGTTTTATAAAGAGTATGAGTATGTGATTCTTTTACAACCGACTTCTCCGTTACGTGATGTAAAGGATATAGACGGAGCGATAGAGCATTTTTTTAAAAATAAGGCAACTTCCGTTATAGGCGTTTGCGAGGTTGAACACTCTCCTCTTTGGAGTAATACTTTGGATGAAACTCTGAGTATGGATGAGTTTTTGGATGATAAGTATAACAATTCGCGTTCACAAGATCTACCACTCTATTATAGGATAAATGGTGCTTTTTATATGAGTAATACCGAGTCCATTAAAGAGAATGAAACTTTTTTTGTTAAGCAGAATATTTATGCATACATTATGAGTCAAGAGCATTCTGCCGATATAGATACAAAGTTGGACTTTATTGTTGCCGATGCTCTTTTACGAGAGAGAAAATTAGAAAAAAATAGATAA
- a CDS encoding NeuD/PglB/VioB family sugar acetyltransferase, protein MMKDILLIGGGGHCKAVIDVIEQEQKYRIIGIIDKKELIDQRVLGYRIIGCDEDLPELRKKIPNAVVTIGHIQANTLRIKLFSLLKKLTFFTPTIVSPYAYVSQHASIAEGTVIMHHALVNANAKVGRNCIVNSKALIEHDVIIEDNVHISTGAIINGGSIIKKNTFFGSGSTIKEYSGAEGFIKAGSIVK, encoded by the coding sequence ATGATGAAAGATATTTTACTAATTGGTGGTGGTGGCCACTGTAAAGCTGTAATAGATGTAATTGAGCAAGAACAAAAGTACAGGATAATCGGAATAATAGACAAAAAAGAGCTGATTGATCAAAGAGTATTAGGTTATAGGATTATTGGCTGCGATGAAGATCTACCAGAGTTAAGAAAAAAAATCCCTAATGCCGTAGTTACTATTGGGCATATTCAAGCAAATACTTTAAGGATTAAACTTTTTAGCCTCTTAAAGAAATTAACGTTTTTCACTCCCACTATAGTATCACCTTATGCTTATGTCTCTCAACATGCGAGTATAGCAGAAGGGACTGTTATTATGCATCATGCACTTGTAAACGCCAATGCAAAAGTTGGTCGAAACTGCATTGTTAATTCTAAAGCTCTTATAGAACATGACGTTATTATTGAAGACAATGTACATATCTCCACTGGAGCTATTATTAATGGCGGATCAATTATCAAGAAAAATACATTTTTTGGTAGTGGGTCAACTATAAAGGAGTACAGTGGTGCGGAGGGTTTCATAAAAGCTGGAAGTATTGTCAAATGA
- a CDS encoding class I SAM-dependent methyltransferase, giving the protein MNNHISQWNNSYKNKDNFVFYPHEEIIRFISKYIKKRIGFNDFKKQYNFHHLPKVLDFGCGIGRHVKLINEFKLDAYGFDLSTDAISYAKEIFQQQNLSYLGNKVIQANITNLPYDDNKFDFMLSHGVLDSMPFEIAKIGMSELHRCIQNDGYIYFDLISTKDSSFNGNLEKEIDEAHELGTIQSYFDLHKINLLLGKLFQIQEITLIEKQDILNNINHARYHVVVKKLR; this is encoded by the coding sequence ATGAATAATCACATAAGTCAATGGAACAATTCTTATAAGAATAAAGATAACTTTGTATTCTACCCCCATGAAGAAATCATCAGGTTTATATCCAAATACATAAAGAAGCGTATTGGTTTTAATGATTTCAAAAAACAATACAATTTTCATCATTTACCTAAAGTACTAGATTTTGGTTGCGGTATAGGTAGACATGTTAAACTTATCAATGAATTTAAACTCGATGCATATGGGTTTGATTTATCAACTGATGCAATTTCATATGCTAAAGAAATTTTCCAACAACAAAATTTATCATATTTAGGCAATAAAGTTATTCAAGCCAACATTACCAATTTACCATATGATGATAATAAATTTGATTTCATGCTTTCACATGGAGTATTGGATAGTATGCCTTTTGAAATTGCAAAAATTGGCATGTCTGAACTACATAGATGTATACAAAATGATGGTTATATTTATTTTGACCTAATTTCAACAAAAGATAGTTCATTTAATGGGAATTTAGAAAAAGAAATTGATGAAGCACATGAACTAGGGACTATACAATCATATTTTGATTTACATAAAATAAATCTACTATTAGGTAAACTCTTTCAAATACAAGAGATAACTTTAATAGAAAAACAAGATATACTCAATAATATAAATCATGCCAGATATCATGTTGTAGTTAAAAAATTAAGATAA